In Pocillopora verrucosa isolate sample1 chromosome 13, ASM3666991v2, whole genome shotgun sequence, one genomic interval encodes:
- the LOC131784178 gene encoding myosin-2 essential light chain: MASTLTEREIDESRDAFNLFDTVGDGKIESSAIGLALRSVNLNPTQAEVDKVLREIDPSGKKRISFEEFLPIMQSFRSRTHKVGYDAFVDSLKVFDTDNNGWISSGELRHVLTGLGERLSDEDVDMLLQGFEDNQGLINYEDFVKNVMNG; encoded by the coding sequence ATGGCAAGTACTCTGACAGAACGAGAAATTGACGAGTCTCGTGATGCTTTTAATCTGTTCGATACTGTTGGAGATGGAAAAATCGAGTCGTCGGCCATTGGATTAGCTTTGAGATCTGTTAACCTAAATCCTACCCAAGCTGAAGTCGACAAGGTGTTGAGAGAAATTGATCCAAGTGGTAAGAAGCGGATTTCTTTCGAAGAATTTTTACCTATCATGCAATCGTTTCGCTCACGGACGCACAAAGTTGGTTATGATGCTTTTGTCGACAGTTTGAAAGTGTTCGACACGGATAATAATGGCTGGATCTCTTCTGGCGAACTTCGTCATGTACTAACCGGCTTAGGGGAGAGGCTAAGCGATGAAGACGTGGATATGTTACTTCAGGGCTTTGAAGACAACCAGGGTCTTATTAATTACGAGGATTTTGTCAAGAACGTTATGAACGGCTAG
- the LOC131784168 gene encoding uncharacterized protein produces MSQNSPEALEAQAKKERDETQLRLSLFVCAVVAITWFLGAYGFSFVWAGFIIPLIFTVWYRKNCRIIDDRVREAEIKVHRRKALRDEETAEWLNFVLNRWWNFSEVSLCNLVRSSLNPVLEYSKPSFIETMELTEFSFGKKTPCLKYVKVFENIDENDSPDIPASESTAFNPPKDLATRQRHLLVLVMDLCLHAPDTKIAIKVRLGGKMVGADVDVSIEDLSLSGRVQIVFEMDHLVPFPHMKAVSVTFLEKPDVDFDVRLMRAVQVMDIPMLKDFINALVMDSLTYALVDPGRIEVPLHGVDPDELLSAAKKSTYADGLLTVTLKGGMPQKYTDDQIWTSLQVGNLDEKNTEKIQGGTTFEESISLLIYDLANDKLNIEVRGKRTFGTKYSIAKYKMYLGSLGLEKKKKVDTTLSKEGIKGSKLEVTLEYTQLKPYEVSSRTDEQEFLEKYHKPTEESPVSGLLLVVVHGGEKLLSMDDDGFSDPYCIIAADREKIRTTPHVSGSVNPVWESVVEFPVKDFTKTNVSFLVYDRDVNWQGQSDDFMGSCNLQMTLDEPAIIKRKLELKYKVFGKKRSDDSIMKAGSLTVSAVFQPIESVTKSEKEPEAGGLVEGEDIDDINEHAKKHTMKSSMKIKRQVEEMMLIKELGVLVITLLQGKEMVAMDSNGLSDPFCVVRVNSAKKFKTNVAYETLSPVWNESVSIAMPQEGDKISFDVFDKDVFQNDFMGSVPLTVDDVKEAAKKREPQWFKLQEADSGEIQLQFKISRPGEQEEAEKAGEMPSQPGESGNDSGISDAGEQPEAPKDVFDLTLNKMDEYVESRIPPLFYSVSGEIIQASEITGWGTFQIRARVEIPRHGRKSSVKYEYISMCTTPQLAPESGMAKWNYIFQTAGGTAISNEAGLVFELRDAKKKVEGKARISMQDFFKDVFVKRERSNTGSGSEGKYSETKWLNLENDGVPVGRLQVMMSYSDTPDAPVAPTTLKKRSILKRFSSNSNL; encoded by the exons ATGTCGCAAAACAGCCCGGAAGCTTTGGAAGCGCAGGCTAAGAAAGAAAGAGATGAAACGCAATTGCGTTTGTCGCTGTTCGTCTGTGCCGTTGTTGCAATTACATGGTTCCTGGGAGCTTATGGATTTTCCTTCGTATGGGCAGGGTTTATAATACCATTGATATTTACAGTATGGTATCGCAAAAATTGCCGCATTATAGACGATCGTGTCAGAGAAGCAGAAATAAAAGTACACCGAAGAAAGGCCTTACGGGACGAGGAGACAGCCgaatggctaaactttgttttgaaCCGATG GTGGAATTTCAGTGAAGTCTCCCTTTGCAACCTTGTACGCTCCAGTTTGAATCCTGTTTTGGAGTATAGCAAACCATCGTTTATAG AGACTATGGAACTAACAGAGTTCAGTTTTGGAAAGAAGACGCCGTGTCTGAAATATGTAAAAGTGTTTGAGAATATTGACGAGAACGACTCTCCGGATATCCCTGCCTCAGAATCAACAGCGTTCAACCCACCGAAAGACCTGGCAACAAGGCAGAGACATCTATTAGTTCTTGTTATGGATCTGTGCTTACACGCACCTGACACAAAAATCGCTATAAAAGTGAGATTGGGTGGAAAAAT gGTTGGTGCAGATGTTGATGTCAGTATCGAGGACTTGTCGTTGTCTGGTCGTGTTCAGATTGTGTTTGAGATGGATCACCTTGTACCATTTCCACACATGAAAGCTGTCTCGGTGACTTTCCTTGAAAA acCAGATGTTGACTTTGATGTTCGATTGATGCGCGCAGTACAAGTGATGGATATCCCCATGCTgaaagatttcatcaatgccCTCGTTATGGACAGTTTGACTTACG CACTGGTTGATCCTGGAAGAATCGAAGTTCCTCTTCATGGTGTTGATCCCGATGAACTCCTCAGCGCAGCCAAGAAGTCAACTTACG CTGATGGACTATTAACAGTCACATTGAAGGGTGGAATGCCTCAAAAATATACAG ACGATCAGATTTGGACGTCACTTCAAGTTGGTAACCTTGATGAGAAAAATACTGAGAAGATTCAGGGTGGAACCACATTCGAGGAGTCAATATCCCTACTTATCTATGACCTTGCGAATGATAAG CTTAATATTGAAGTACGCGGCAAGAGGACTTTTGGAACTAAATATTCGATTGCAAAATACAAGATGTACCTAGGCAGCCTCGGActggaaaagaagaagaaagt TGACACAACTTTGAGTAAGGAAGGAATAAAAGGATCCAAGTTGGAAGTCACTCTGGAGTACACTCAGTTGAAGCCTTATGAAGTCAGCAGTCGCACAGATGAACAGGAATTCCTTGAGAAATACCACAAACCTACTGAAGAAAGTCCTG TGTCCGGTCTTCTTCTCGTGGTCGTTCATGGTGGTGAGAAGCTATTGTCAATGGATGATGACGGGTTTAGTGATCCCTATTGCATTATAGCAGCTGATAGAGAAAAG ATAAGAACCACTCCTCACGTCTCGGGATCTGTCAATCCTGTGTGGGAATCTGTGGTGGAGTTCCCCGTCAAAGACTTTACAAAG ACCAATGTTTCCTTTCTGGTGTATGACCGTGACGTAAACTGGCAGGGTCAATCCGATGACTTTATGGGATCCTGTAACCTGCAAATGACTTTG GATGAGCCTGCAATCATCAAACGAAAGTTAGAGTTAAAGTATAAAGTGTTTGGAAAGAAGAGATCAGATGACTCTATCATGAAGGCAGGCTCACTTACAGTTTCAGCGGTGTTTCAACCCATCGAGTCGGTCACCAAATCAG AGAAAGAACCTGAAGCTGGTGGCTTAGTGGAGGGTGAAGATATCGATGATATAAAT gaaCACGCCAAAAAACACACCATGAAGAGCAGTATGAAGATCAAAAGACAAGTTGAGGAAATGATGTTGATCAAAG AGCTTGGTGTTCTAGTGATAACACTTCTCCAAGGTAAAGAAATGGTTGCCATGGACAGTAATGGCCTTAGTGATCCATTCTGTGTGGTGCGCGTTAACAGTGCGAAGAAGTTCAAAACCAACGTGGCGTATGAAACTCTGTCCCCGGTGTGGAACGAATCCGTCTCCATAGCCATGCCACAAGAAGGAGATAAGATTTCTTTC gatgtCTTTGACAAAGATGTTTTTCAGAATGACTTCATGGGATCAGTTCCATTGACCGTCGATGACGTAAAAGAAGCTGCTAAG AAAAGAGAACCTCAGTGGTTTAAGCTTCAAGAGGCTGACTCAGGAGAAATTCAActtcaattcaaaatttctaGGCCGGGCGAGCAG GAAGAGGCTGAGAAAGCGGGGGAAATGCCGTCACAACCGGGAGAAAGCGGAAATGACTCGGGCATCAGTGATGCTGGGGAACAGCCTGAGGCACCGAAAGACGTATTTGATCTTACACTGAACAAGATGGACG AGTACGTAGAAAGTCGGATTCCACCTTTGTTTTATAGCGTGTCAGGAGAAATCATTCAAGCTTCAGAAATAACAG GTTGGGGTACATTCCAGATTAGAGCACGGGTTGAGAT TCCTCGTCATGGCCGTAAAAGCAGTGTCAAGTATGAATACATTTCAATGTGCACCACTCCCCAACTTGCTCCTGAGAGTGGAATGGCAAAATGGAATTATATCTTCCAA ACAGCGGGAGGAACAGCCATATCAAATGAAGCAGGATTGGTTTTTGAACTGAGAGACGCCAAGAAAAAAGTGGAGGGGAAAGCTAGGATCTCGATGCAGGACTTCTTCAAAG ACGTATTTGTCAAGAGGGAAAGATCAAACACTGGCAGCGGATCTGAAG GAAAATATTCAGAAACCAAATGGCTCAATCTTGAAAACG ACGGGGTGCCCGTTGGTCGTCTTCAAGTAATGATGTCATACTCAGACACTCCAGATGCACCTGTAGCCCCGACTACGCTCAAGAAACGCTCCATATTGAAaagattttcttcaaattcaaatcTTTAG